In Desulfatiglans anilini DSM 4660, a single genomic region encodes these proteins:
- a CDS encoding TRAP transporter large permease, with product METLIILAILLFLLFIRIPVYISLFLTGLLGLVIFTDLELIFVAQTMVKKLDNFSLLAIPFFILLGAVMVHGQSANRMIHLARKSVSFMPGGLAVTGVISSGVFGAISGSSISTLVTIGSVLFPHLDKYKYPKNFSIGLLTSSAILGIIVPPSIIMIICALTAGQSVVRLFAAGYLPSLLIVGGLCLYAYIVSAWKGLGKTAMEPFDGKGLIKAFKDAFFPFMVIVVLFAGIYTGAFTITEASVVSCVMAIFIEAFIYRTLSPGAFYKMLVSSGIISGALVITVSGAGVLAEYITIQGIPQRILDVSLQYIPNVWVFLIFTNLLLLMVGTFLDPIGAIMILVPILMPISDSFGIDPIHLCLVISVALGIGYITPPLGLLLYTASAITKTDFVFVSRAIMPTLLVYIALLFLISFFPALSTAVPNLLLGKV from the coding sequence GTGGAAACGCTGATCATTCTGGCAATTCTGCTGTTTCTGCTGTTTATCCGGATCCCCGTCTACATCAGCCTTTTTCTGACAGGCCTGCTGGGGCTGGTCATCTTCACCGACCTGGAGTTGATCTTCGTCGCCCAGACCATGGTGAAGAAGCTGGACAACTTCTCTCTGCTGGCGATTCCGTTTTTCATCCTTCTGGGGGCGGTCATGGTCCACGGCCAGTCCGCCAACCGGATGATCCACCTGGCGAGGAAGTCCGTTTCGTTCATGCCCGGCGGGCTCGCCGTCACCGGCGTCATCAGTTCGGGCGTCTTCGGCGCCATCTCCGGGTCCAGCATTTCGACCCTGGTGACCATCGGCAGCGTCCTGTTCCCGCACCTGGACAAATATAAATACCCGAAGAACTTTTCGATCGGCCTTCTGACCAGCTCGGCCATTCTGGGGATCATCGTGCCGCCGAGCATCATCATGATCATCTGCGCCCTGACGGCCGGTCAGTCGGTGGTACGGCTCTTCGCGGCCGGCTATCTGCCTTCGCTCCTGATCGTCGGAGGGCTGTGCCTTTATGCCTATATTGTCTCCGCCTGGAAGGGGCTCGGGAAAACCGCTATGGAGCCCTTCGACGGCAAAGGGCTCATAAAGGCTTTCAAAGACGCTTTCTTCCCCTTCATGGTCATCGTCGTCCTCTTCGCCGGCATCTACACGGGCGCCTTCACGATCACCGAGGCATCGGTGGTCTCCTGTGTCATGGCCATATTCATCGAGGCCTTCATCTATCGGACCCTCAGCCCGGGTGCCTTTTACAAGATGCTCGTCAGCAGCGGCATCATCAGCGGTGCGCTGGTCATCACCGTTTCGGGGGCGGGGGTGCTGGCCGAGTACATCACGATCCAGGGCATCCCCCAGCGGATCCTGGATGTTTCACTCCAGTACATCCCGAATGTCTGGGTCTTTCTGATTTTCACCAACCTCCTGCTGCTCATGGTTGGGACGTTCCTGGACCCGATCGGCGCGATCATGATCCTGGTGCCGATTCTGATGCCCATCTCCGACTCGTTTGGAATCGATCCGATCCACCTCTGCCTGGTGATCAGCGTGGCGCTCGGCATCGGGTACATCACACCGCCGCTCGGGCTGCTGCTCTATACGGCCTCCGCCATCACCAAGACGGATTTCGTGTTCGTGTCGCGGGCGATCATGCCGACCTTGCTGGTCTATATCGCATTGTTGTTCTTGATATCCTTCTTCCCGGCCCTTTCGACCGCCGTTCCGAACCTGCTGCTGGGGAAGGTCTGA
- a CDS encoding class I adenylate-forming enzyme family protein, with the protein MNIAQNLVRMAALFPEATAVNENDRDISYLQFHEESNRIAAALTNLGIQRGEHVALCTPNTYAWLAMYYGVLKAGAVAVTISAALKKDELTAILDDCRPRLIYTTDDRLQDLAEARDRGYLDWVVSPSGEHTFEGLIEKGSPGFHWVNRLRDDAAAILYTGGTTGVPKGVILTHQNLQTSVHNVAYNERSSRADRALCFLPLNHVFAQVHIAGSTVYSGGTLIMQPAFEMDRALDAIKRLGVTKFYAVPTIYVRLLALKDVTERFASVRYCFSAAASMAAELVREWKGRTGLDIHEAYGMTESASMVTFNHYHRHVVGSVGTPANLVEVEIRDLEGNPVGPGVEGEICIQGPNIMREYLAKPSETAAAFWDDRWFRSGDIGLIDETGYLYIVDRLKDLIITGGENVYPREIEEWLYMRPEIQECAVIGVPDHEYGERVVAVLTTQEGRTVDPVELKAFLKSKLAPYKVPKEYITVDAIPKSSAGKMLKREVKKSLLDQINLQKA; encoded by the coding sequence GTGAATATCGCTCAAAATCTGGTAAGGATGGCCGCCCTTTTCCCCGAGGCGACCGCCGTCAACGAAAATGATCGTGATATCAGTTATCTGCAGTTTCACGAGGAATCGAACCGCATCGCCGCTGCGCTGACGAACCTGGGTATCCAGCGCGGGGAACACGTCGCGCTGTGCACGCCCAACACCTATGCCTGGCTCGCCATGTATTACGGGGTGCTGAAGGCGGGGGCGGTGGCGGTGACAATCTCGGCCGCCCTGAAGAAGGACGAGTTGACGGCTATTCTGGATGACTGCCGGCCGCGGCTCATCTATACGACCGATGACCGGTTGCAGGATCTGGCGGAGGCGCGGGACAGGGGCTATCTCGATTGGGTGGTGTCACCGTCCGGCGAGCACACCTTCGAGGGGTTGATCGAGAAAGGCAGCCCGGGGTTTCACTGGGTCAACCGTTTACGGGATGATGCCGCGGCGATCCTTTACACCGGCGGCACCACCGGGGTCCCTAAAGGGGTGATCCTGACCCACCAGAACCTCCAGACCTCGGTCCACAATGTGGCCTACAACGAGCGCTCCTCCCGGGCGGACCGGGCGCTCTGCTTCCTGCCCCTCAACCATGTCTTCGCGCAGGTGCATATCGCCGGGTCCACCGTTTACAGCGGCGGAACCCTGATCATGCAGCCGGCCTTCGAGATGGATCGTGCGCTCGATGCGATCAAACGGCTCGGCGTGACCAAATTCTACGCGGTGCCGACCATCTACGTGCGCCTCCTCGCGCTCAAGGATGTCACAGAGCGCTTCGCCTCGGTCCGCTACTGTTTTTCGGCGGCCGCCAGCATGGCCGCCGAACTGGTGCGGGAATGGAAGGGCCGGACCGGCCTCGATATCCATGAGGCTTACGGGATGACCGAGAGCGCCTCGATGGTGACCTTCAATCACTACCATCGGCATGTGGTAGGCTCGGTCGGCACGCCGGCCAACCTTGTCGAGGTGGAGATTCGCGATCTCGAGGGAAACCCCGTCGGGCCGGGCGTCGAAGGCGAGATCTGCATCCAGGGCCCGAATATCATGCGTGAGTACCTGGCCAAACCCTCCGAGACGGCCGCCGCCTTCTGGGATGACCGGTGGTTCCGGTCGGGGGACATCGGGCTCATCGATGAAACCGGGTATCTCTACATCGTGGACCGGCTGAAAGACCTCATCATCACGGGCGGTGAAAATGTCTACCCGCGTGAGATAGAAGAGTGGCTTTATATGCGGCCGGAGATCCAGGAGTGCGCCGTCATCGGGGTGCCCGACCACGAGTATGGCGAGCGGGTGGTGGCCGTCTTGACGACCCAAGAAGGGCGCACCGTCGACCCTGTCGAGCTGAAGGCCT
- a CDS encoding TRAP transporter small permease — protein sequence MKRLGTFLGWLENGCIFLCFSVTLTILSISILSRYVFRRPLSWPDELTTYLFILMTFMGACASVKWGSELKVNALYERFPQWRFGLDLILNLVRLLACILFVVLGIKFVAIAFDMQTFSPILRIPVYLIFCMLPFFGFVMGLRTVECLVNLFKGR from the coding sequence ATGAAGAGACTCGGAACGTTTCTTGGCTGGCTCGAAAACGGGTGCATATTCCTCTGCTTTTCGGTCACCCTCACCATCCTGAGCATCAGCATCCTGAGCCGCTATGTCTTCCGGCGGCCCCTTTCCTGGCCTGACGAGCTGACCACCTACCTGTTCATCCTGATGACCTTCATGGGCGCGTGTGCGTCCGTGAAATGGGGTTCGGAGCTCAAGGTCAACGCCCTCTATGAACGATTCCCGCAATGGCGTTTCGGCCTGGATCTCATCCTGAACCTGGTCCGGCTCCTGGCCTGCATCCTCTTCGTCGTGCTCGGGATCAAGTTTGTCGCCATTGCTTTCGATATGCAGACTTTTTCACCCATTCTGCGGATCCCGGTCTATCTGATCTTCTGTATGCTCCCGTTTTTCGGTTTCGTCATGGGTCTTCGGACCGTGGAATGCCTGGTCAACCTTTTCAAAGGGAGATGA
- a CDS encoding TRAP transporter substrate-binding protein, which yields MRRAVRFFGVVMCAVLLGAFGGNALAGPVSFKFAHFIPPNEPGAEVGLWIEKELNETAGDVVEAKYFHSTQMGSTIEIVNKVRMGTLQAGFLTSNYAPDLDPKFGIGTLAYCMESYAKWDALLKNDAVREELYTCLLPKGLRVLDTAYFGVYGLVTTKPVNSFDDLKAMKMRTTEARYPVAFWKALGVNPVPMAWGDVFPALKQGVVDGTDQTMNVARLRLTDVTKYFTETKHMLGLFFLVVNEKWYQKLDPKEREVIMGSIHRNFVKAREASMRLTEEAPAALKEKGVTVIALPDAEMAKFKEAQMQVWKQFEPEIGTEWLNKIKDLTKGM from the coding sequence ATGAGGAGAGCAGTTCGTTTTTTTGGAGTGGTCATGTGCGCGGTTTTGCTCGGGGCCTTTGGCGGCAACGCGCTGGCCGGCCCGGTATCCTTCAAGTTCGCCCACTTCATCCCGCCGAACGAACCCGGGGCCGAAGTCGGGTTGTGGATCGAAAAGGAGTTGAATGAAACGGCTGGAGACGTGGTCGAGGCGAAATATTTTCACAGCACCCAGATGGGCAGCACGATCGAGATCGTCAACAAGGTGCGGATGGGCACTTTGCAGGCCGGGTTTCTAACCAGTAACTACGCGCCGGACCTGGACCCGAAGTTCGGCATCGGCACGCTGGCCTATTGTATGGAATCTTACGCGAAGTGGGACGCGCTGCTGAAAAACGACGCGGTCCGTGAAGAGCTTTACACCTGCCTCCTCCCCAAAGGCCTGCGCGTTCTGGACACGGCGTATTTCGGCGTCTACGGGCTCGTCACCACCAAGCCCGTCAATTCCTTCGATGATTTGAAGGCCATGAAGATGCGCACTACAGAGGCCCGCTATCCGGTGGCCTTCTGGAAGGCCCTCGGCGTCAACCCCGTTCCCATGGCCTGGGGCGACGTCTTTCCGGCCCTGAAGCAAGGGGTCGTGGATGGCACGGACCAGACGATGAACGTCGCCCGCCTGCGGCTGACCGACGTGACCAAGTACTTTACGGAGACCAAGCACATGCTCGGGCTTTTTTTCCTGGTCGTGAATGAGAAGTGGTACCAGAAGCTGGATCCAAAGGAGCGCGAGGTCATTATGGGCAGCATCCATCGGAACTTCGTCAAGGCCCGGGAGGCCAGCATGCGCTTGACCGAGGAGGCGCCGGCGGCGCTGAAGGAGAAGGGCGTGACAGTGATTGCCCTGCCGGATGCCGAGATGGCCAAGTTCAAAGAGGCCCAGATGCAGGTCTGGAAGCAGTTCGAGCCTGAAATCGGCACCGAGTGGCTGAACAAGATCAAAGATCTGACCAAGGGAATGTAA